From Alkalispirochaeta americana, the proteins below share one genomic window:
- a CDS encoding FHA domain-containing protein yields the protein MDPSWKVCPVCIAPVVGWLVWQKNGIPRQVFTLHEGRSVIGCGADCEVRLRGEGVARQHAQIVFSGSTARITKLSESAALTVNFEETASAPLIDGDLLKIGEEDFKFKCL from the coding sequence ATGGACCCAAGTTGGAAGGTCTGCCCTGTCTGTATAGCACCGGTAGTGGGGTGGCTGGTGTGGCAGAAAAATGGAATACCTCGTCAGGTTTTCACCCTTCATGAAGGACGTTCCGTGATCGGCTGCGGAGCAGACTGCGAAGTTCGCCTTCGGGGAGAGGGAGTGGCCCGACAGCATGCCCAGATTGTTTTCTCCGGTTCGACGGCTCGCATAACAAAGCTTTCCGAGTCTGCCGCCCTCACAGTGAATTTTGAGGAAACAGCGAGTGCTCCGCTAATTGACGGTGACTTGCTGAAAATCGGTGAAGAAGATTTCAAGTTCAAGTGCCTCTGA
- a CDS encoding VWA domain-containing protein, with product MMITTTKRVYLSMLLGVVLAGGVFTQTPDPHELRIDQIVNKDYPNLKVYVSVEDESGDPLPTLVRGNFQARVDAQDPLERLRVESFRLTEEPVAYSVLLSVSGRLERALYYREEAILSIMDVMKDDDRLSVYTVGTEALPVFEYKTREEINTEAIRDISVTDDSPNLYDAITGVYMRKRNEALRHIDRKVIIVISDGRDANSRFDRDTLLRRAAEVNVPLYSLGVSVIGANLDRLNGLSDATGGSYQFVLQNQYDQIPARVRRMMQQIHHGYVLGFRVRGVPADDEYHQLMIGVTDREVELRSFKNFVARKVPFPFWLRIVIVCVAVVTILLLLVILFFYRRAERKKMGITKRKCPDCKRRMKDDWEFCPFCRYMPPKKKKRKDSTEG from the coding sequence ATGATGATAACGACAACGAAAAGAGTATATCTCTCCATGCTCCTGGGGGTGGTCCTGGCGGGTGGTGTTTTTACTCAGACCCCGGACCCTCACGAGTTGAGAATCGATCAGATCGTAAACAAGGACTATCCCAACCTCAAGGTTTACGTGTCAGTTGAGGATGAATCGGGAGATCCCCTGCCAACACTTGTCCGGGGGAATTTTCAGGCCCGGGTGGATGCTCAAGATCCGCTGGAACGTTTACGGGTTGAATCCTTTCGACTCACGGAAGAGCCTGTTGCGTATTCTGTTTTGCTTTCAGTTTCCGGACGACTTGAACGGGCTTTGTATTATCGCGAAGAGGCAATTCTCTCCATCATGGATGTCATGAAGGACGATGATCGGCTTTCAGTATATACGGTGGGAACCGAAGCGTTGCCTGTCTTTGAGTACAAGACTCGTGAAGAAATCAATACGGAGGCGATACGGGACATCTCAGTTACCGATGACAGCCCGAATTTGTACGACGCGATTACCGGCGTATATATGCGAAAACGGAATGAAGCTCTCCGGCATATTGATCGAAAGGTGATCATCGTTATCTCCGATGGGCGAGATGCCAACAGCCGGTTTGACCGGGATACCCTGCTGCGTCGTGCTGCCGAAGTTAATGTCCCTCTCTATTCGTTGGGTGTGTCGGTGATAGGGGCAAACCTGGATCGTCTTAATGGGCTTTCCGACGCAACGGGCGGGTCCTATCAGTTTGTCCTGCAGAATCAGTATGATCAGATTCCGGCTCGTGTGCGACGAATGATGCAACAGATCCATCATGGCTACGTTCTTGGCTTTCGCGTGCGCGGCGTTCCCGCCGACGACGAGTATCACCAGCTCATGATCGGAGTGACCGACCGGGAGGTTGAACTTCGATCCTTCAAGAACTTTGTTGCCAGAAAAGTTCCGTTTCCCTTCTGGTTGCGTATCGTCATCGTCTGTGTCGCCGTGGTGACCATTCTGTTGTTGTTGGTGATTCTCTTTTTCTATCGTCGGGCAGAGCGGAAAAAGATGGGTATCACCAAGCGCAAGTGTCCAGATTGCAAACGCCGCATGAAAGACGATTGGGAGTTCTGTCCGTTTTGCCGGTATATGCCGCCGAAAAAGAAAAAACGCAAGGATTCCACCGAGGGGTAA